Proteins from a single region of Candidatus Marinimicrobia bacterium CG08_land_8_20_14_0_20_45_22:
- a CDS encoding EamA family transporter: MKNGVYSEKEKNQRRSYFYTSLVVLFWSTVATAFKFSLKYLDVYQLLFFASLFSTIILFAVAICQKKLTNLRRLIRDDFTRSAVLGLLNPTIYYLVLFKAYALLPAQIAQPLNYTWPIVLVLFSVPFLKQPLSWKSIVPICLSFFGVVILSTGGRFSGIQSPNATGVYLAVGSSVIWASYWLINMKDSCDKTLRLLLNFSFGTIYSLGAALCFSQITFPGWKTLAGTAWIGAFEMGFTFILWLKALNLSETTAKISNYIFLSPFISLIFIHFLVGEIIQSTSVIGLALIVSGILFQNRLSR, encoded by the coding sequence ATGAAGAATGGCGTTTATTCGGAGAAAGAAAAGAACCAGCGGCGCTCGTATTTCTACACATCGCTCGTCGTTCTCTTCTGGTCAACCGTCGCTACGGCATTCAAATTCTCACTGAAATATTTGGACGTTTATCAACTGCTCTTCTTCGCGTCGCTGTTTTCTACGATTATTCTGTTTGCAGTTGCAATCTGTCAGAAGAAATTAACCAATCTGCGACGATTAATAAGAGATGATTTCACCCGTTCGGCTGTGCTGGGGTTGCTGAATCCAACGATCTACTACCTCGTTTTATTTAAAGCCTACGCCCTTCTCCCGGCACAGATCGCTCAACCGCTGAATTACACATGGCCGATCGTGCTAGTTCTGTTTTCGGTTCCATTCCTTAAACAGCCGCTAAGTTGGAAGAGCATCGTCCCGATCTGCCTCAGTTTTTTTGGCGTCGTCATTTTATCGACAGGCGGGAGATTCTCCGGGATTCAGTCGCCGAACGCGACCGGTGTTTATCTCGCCGTCGGCAGTTCCGTCATCTGGGCAAGTTACTGGCTGATAAACATGAAAGACAGTTGCGACAAAACTCTGCGGTTATTGTTGAATTTTTCATTTGGAACGATCTATTCACTTGGCGCGGCTCTCTGTTTCTCACAAATCACTTTCCCCGGCTGGAAAACACTGGCAGGAACTGCGTGGATCGGCGCCTTCGAGATGGGTTTCACTTTTATTCTCTGGCTGAAAGCGCTGAACCTTTCGGAAACCACCGCGAAAATCTCGAATTATATTTTCCTTTCGCCGTTCATCTCGCTCATATTCATTCATTTCCTTGTCGGCGAAATTATCCAATCGACGTCGGTCATCGGACTTGCTTTGATCGTTTCGGGAATTCTTTTCCAGAACAGGTTATCGCGATAA
- a CDS encoding DUF5009 domain-containing protein, whose translation MIELTTKRATGLDALRGFAILTMVLSGMIPWGVLPSWMYHAQVPPPNHVFNPNLPGITWVDLVFPFFLFALGAAIPLALSKRRESGESTLKIIGYVVERTFLLGFFAILHRHFSPYVISQDQTATTWLLALAGFLVMFAIYVRTPKNWNKKLGYGVKIAGWIGAVLMLALLKYPDGTGLSLYRNNIILVVLTNVFFFGSIIWLLTSRNILLRLAILGVFFGLRLSHEFGGWIGWVWNFSPIPWMYKMDYLKYLFIVLPGTIVGDMIVDWMKRPADEKFSWSPNRVHAISDLMMLFVIILLVGLKARWLWQTSLVTFVLLITVAFLFRKPINETELLLKRLFVWGAIWIVLGLVFEPFEGGIKKDHSTMSYYFLTTGLAIFMLISFMIIIDVMKRGSFLRLLIDNGQNPMIAYSGMGGLVMPALCLTSLHPFILRITASPWIGFCRGLVYTILLALIVSFFTKKKIFWRT comes from the coding sequence ATGATTGAACTGACAACGAAACGGGCAACGGGATTGGACGCTTTGCGCGGCTTTGCAATTCTGACGATGGTGCTGTCGGGAATGATTCCGTGGGGCGTTTTACCGTCGTGGATGTATCACGCGCAAGTGCCTCCGCCGAATCATGTATTCAATCCGAATCTTCCCGGGATTACATGGGTGGATCTGGTCTTTCCGTTTTTCCTGTTTGCGCTGGGCGCGGCGATCCCGCTGGCATTATCGAAACGCCGGGAATCCGGCGAATCGACGCTGAAAATCATTGGATATGTCGTCGAACGAACATTTCTACTCGGATTCTTTGCGATCCTTCATCGCCACTTCAGCCCGTATGTGATCAGTCAGGATCAGACCGCAACGACGTGGTTGTTGGCGCTTGCGGGATTTCTCGTGATGTTCGCTATCTATGTCCGAACGCCGAAGAATTGGAATAAAAAACTCGGTTATGGTGTCAAGATCGCCGGCTGGATTGGCGCGGTTTTGATGCTTGCATTGCTGAAATATCCCGACGGAACCGGTTTATCGCTCTATCGAAATAATATCATTCTGGTCGTTCTGACAAATGTGTTTTTCTTCGGATCTATCATCTGGCTATTGACTTCGAGAAACATCCTGCTGAGGTTGGCAATTCTCGGCGTCTTTTTCGGACTACGATTGTCGCACGAATTCGGCGGCTGGATCGGCTGGGTCTGGAATTTCTCGCCGATTCCGTGGATGTACAAAATGGATTACCTCAAATATCTGTTCATCGTCTTGCCCGGAACGATCGTCGGTGATATGATCGTCGATTGGATGAAAAGGCCCGCCGATGAAAAATTCAGTTGGTCGCCGAATCGCGTTCACGCTATATCCGACCTGATGATGCTGTTCGTCATCATTTTACTTGTCGGATTGAAAGCGCGTTGGCTCTGGCAAACCAGTTTGGTCACGTTCGTTCTTCTGATCACTGTGGCGTTTCTCTTCCGAAAACCTATCAACGAGACCGAACTTTTACTGAAGCGGTTGTTCGTCTGGGGCGCAATCTGGATCGTCTTAGGATTGGTCTTTGAACCATTCGAAGGCGGGATCAAGAAAGACCATTCGACGATGAGTTATTATTTCCTGACGACCGGGCTTGCGATTTTCATGCTCATTTCGTTTATGATCATTATCGATGTCATGAAGCGCGGGAGTTTTCTGCGGCTCCTGATCGATAACGGTCAGAATCCGATGATCGCTTACAGCGGAATGGGCGGACTCGTCATGCCGGCTCTTTGCTTGACTTCATTGCATCCGTTCATCCTGAGAATTACCGCGTCGCCGTGGATCGGTTTCTGTCGCGGACTCGTTTATACGATTCTGTTGGCGCTGATCGTTAGTTTCTTTACGAAGAAGAAGATTTTCTGGAGAACGTAA